Proteins encoded within one genomic window of Bacteroides sedimenti:
- a CDS encoding DMT family transporter, translated as MKKSSKAILYASMAVLCWSTVATAFKVGLKTLTYFELILIASCTALIIFSVVLSIQNKWAIIRSFNKKKWLYFAGTGLLNPVAYYLILFKSYSLLPAQVAQPINYSWPILLLVLLAIFTRRPIPVSKYLGLVLSLLGVLYISLGASSSDVSGVSVFGVFLDILSALLWAFYWMINNKHQEVDSIASLFMGFLFGTIYLLIVSLFVGVHIVSATSLFAGIYVGFFEIGLPFIFFGIAIRTTNNPTLVNQLCYLAPFLSLFFISIILGEKIYLSTYIGLMMIVGGILFNQYLADKISRKIFRAIVHYRITHRVKSQHS; from the coding sequence ATGAAGAAAAGTTCTAAAGCCATTCTTTATGCAAGTATGGCTGTGTTGTGCTGGTCTACTGTGGCCACCGCGTTTAAAGTCGGATTAAAAACATTAACTTATTTCGAACTCATTTTAATAGCAAGCTGCACTGCGTTGATTATTTTTTCTGTGGTGCTTTCCATTCAGAATAAGTGGGCGATAATTCGTTCATTTAACAAGAAAAAGTGGCTCTATTTTGCCGGAACAGGTCTTTTAAATCCGGTTGCCTATTATCTGATACTGTTCAAGTCGTATTCGTTGCTTCCTGCACAAGTTGCTCAACCCATTAACTATTCGTGGCCTATACTCTTGCTGGTATTACTAGCCATTTTTACACGTCGGCCAATCCCGGTGTCTAAATATTTGGGTCTTGTCCTGTCGCTGTTGGGTGTGCTTTATATCTCATTAGGAGCTAGCAGTTCAGATGTTTCAGGAGTTTCTGTTTTTGGAGTGTTTCTGGATATTCTCAGTGCTCTTTTATGGGCTTTTTATTGGATGATTAATAATAAGCACCAGGAAGTTGATAGTATAGCCTCTCTTTTTATGGGTTTCCTTTTCGGAACTATCTATTTACTGATAGTCTCTCTTTTTGTAGGAGTGCATATTGTTTCTGCAACCAGTTTATTCGCTGGAATATATGTCGGCTTCTTTGAGATAGGCCTTCCTTTTATCTTTTTTGGAATAGCGATACGTACCACCAACAATCCCACTTTGGTAAATCAGCTCTGCTACCTGGCTCCCTTTCTTTCATTATTCTTTATATCCATTATTCTGGGTGAGAAGATTTACTTGTCAACCTATATCGGATTAATGATGATTGTCGGTGGCATTCTGTTCAACCAGTATCTTGCCGATAAAATTTCTAGAAAGATATTCCGGGCTATTGTGCATTATCGCATTACCCACAGAGTTAAGAGCCAGCATTCCTGA
- a CDS encoding LTA synthase family protein produces MRERFFLLVKTYMLFILFFVIQKPLFMLYYHDLYKECSFSDYLAVIWNGLPLDGSIAGYLTVLPGLFLIASLWIRPSVSHWIFKTYYAGVAIFTGIVFVVDIVLYRYWGFRLDSTPFFYLKTPKEAFASADLLTIIVGFLAIAVAITLIYLLFNHFLVASGKKMQKSDNRTRYSLILLVTTGLLFIPIRGGFSVSTMNVGWAYFSDKLELNHAAVNPCFSLMESFARENSFDNQYRFMTADEATAEFDKIKDHAPKDSIPMLFTTRRPNVVLIVLESFMSKVVEPLGGIAGVAPNLSRMCGEGVLFTNFYANSFRTDRGLVSILSGYPAQPTTSIMKYPQRSQSLPSIPKSLKSAGYSTGYYYGGDANFTNMRSYLISHKYDNIVSDKDFPLAQRLSKWGAPDHFLFNRASADFKEVQKEPFFKTIQTSSSHEPFDVPSRRFKQPYLNSVFYVDSCLGRFIDQFKQTRYWKNTVVVLVPDHAMRYPANITNHQAERFQIPLLIIGGAVKRPLKIDTYASQIDIAATLLYQLGISHKDFTFSKNILNPVSPHFGYFTFPDGFGMTTPDNYMIFDCEANKVVLNRGLKKNANLKPAKALLQTLYDDLSKR; encoded by the coding sequence ATGAGGGAACGATTTTTTTTGTTGGTAAAAACATATATGCTTTTTATCCTTTTTTTTGTGATCCAGAAGCCATTATTCATGTTGTATTATCATGATTTGTACAAAGAATGTTCATTTTCGGACTATTTGGCGGTAATCTGGAATGGCTTGCCACTTGATGGTTCTATTGCCGGTTATCTGACCGTTCTTCCCGGGCTTTTCCTGATTGCTTCGCTTTGGATAAGACCTTCAGTTTCTCATTGGATATTTAAAACATACTATGCCGGAGTTGCAATTTTTACCGGAATTGTTTTTGTTGTTGATATTGTGCTTTACAGATATTGGGGGTTCAGGCTTGATTCAACTCCTTTCTTTTATCTTAAAACTCCGAAAGAGGCATTTGCAAGTGCCGATTTGCTGACTATTATCGTGGGCTTTTTAGCTATAGCAGTTGCTATCACATTGATTTATCTACTCTTTAATCATTTCTTGGTTGCATCGGGTAAAAAAATGCAGAAGTCAGATAATCGAACCCGATATAGCCTGATTTTATTAGTGACCACCGGATTATTATTCATTCCTATCCGTGGAGGTTTCTCTGTTTCAACCATGAATGTAGGGTGGGCCTATTTCAGTGACAAACTAGAACTGAATCATGCTGCAGTGAATCCTTGCTTTAGTCTCATGGAATCTTTTGCTCGTGAAAACTCTTTTGATAATCAATATCGTTTTATGACTGCCGATGAGGCTACTGCAGAGTTTGACAAGATAAAGGATCACGCTCCGAAAGATTCTATACCGATGCTCTTTACAACAAGAAGGCCCAATGTTGTGCTGATAGTTCTGGAGAGTTTTATGTCGAAAGTTGTAGAACCTCTTGGGGGCATAGCCGGAGTGGCACCTAATCTCAGCCGTATGTGTGGAGAAGGAGTTCTTTTTACCAATTTCTATGCAAACAGTTTTCGTACCGACCGTGGATTGGTATCAATACTAAGTGGCTATCCGGCACAGCCTACTACTTCAATAATGAAATATCCGCAGCGCAGTCAGTCATTGCCATCCATACCAAAATCTCTGAAGAGTGCAGGTTATAGTACCGGATACTATTACGGCGGTGATGCCAACTTTACCAATATGCGTTCGTATCTTATCTCACACAAATACGACAATATAGTGAGTGATAAAGATTTCCCTTTGGCACAACGGTTGTCGAAATGGGGAGCGCCCGATCATTTTTTATTTAACCGTGCATCTGCCGATTTTAAAGAGGTTCAGAAAGAACCTTTTTTCAAAACCATTCAGACCTCCAGCAGTCATGAGCCGTTTGATGTACCCAGTCGTCGTTTCAAGCAACCTTATCTAAATTCAGTGTTTTATGTAGATAGTTGCCTGGGAAGGTTTATCGATCAGTTTAAGCAGACACGTTACTGGAAAAATACAGTTGTTGTGTTGGTTCCCGATCATGCTATGCGTTATCCTGCCAATATAACAAATCATCAGGCAGAACGTTTCCAGATTCCGTTACTGATAATAGGCGGGGCGGTGAAGCGTCCATTGAAAATAGATACGTATGCATCTCAAATAGATATTGCGGCAACGTTGCTTTATCAGTTAGGAATTTCTCATAAGGACTTTACATTTAGTAAAAACATCCTGAATCCGGTATCTCCTCATTTTGGTTATTTTACTTTCCCTGACGGATTTGGCATGACAACGCCTGATAACTATATGATTTTTGATTGCGAGGCAAATAAGGTTGTGCTTAACCGTGGCTTAAAGAAGAATGCAAATCTGAAACCGGCAAAGGCATTATTGCAAACTCTTTACGACGATTTATCCAAAAGATGA
- a CDS encoding M3 family metallopeptidase codes for MKKLTITLAFFCIMNMTQAQNPFLGKYTTPHGTAPFDKIKTEHFEPALQEGMKRQMAEIYAIVNNPEAPNFKNTIVALEKSGELLDRVQNVFGNLLSAETNDDLQAVAEKMMPLLSEHENNISLNKKLFDRVKVVYSQIGRLKLNKEESKLLQNTYDGFVRKGANLEGDAKVKYRELTAELSKLTLQYGQNILKETNGYELQITDKSKLAGMPESILEGAALTAKEKGKDGWVFTLNAPSYIPFMTYCENRDLRKELYTAYNTLCTHNNEYNNFAIVSRLANIRMEIAQLLGYKNYAAYTLEKRMAENSDAVYKLLNQLVDAYKPTAEKELRDIQNLARETQGSDFQVMPWDWNFYSNKLKDQKFSINDEMLRPYFELSKVKEGVFGLATRLYGITFKKNSSIPVYHPDVDAYEVFDKDGKFLAVLYTDFHPRAGKRAGAWMTQYKGQWKENGKDSRPHISLVMNFTKPTESKPALLTFDEVETFLHEFGHSLHGMFANSTYESLSGTSVFWDFVELPSQFMENYAIEKEFLNTFAKHYQTGEELPQELIKRIVDASNFNIGYACLRQVSFGLLDMAWYTRTNPFEGNVINYEQEAMAKTRLLPIIDNTCMSVQFSHIFSGGYSAGYYSYKWAEVLDADAFSLFKQKGIFNKDVAASFRENILSKGGTEHPMKLYVRFRGQEPTIDALLIRNGIKE; via the coding sequence ATGAAAAAGTTAACAATAACACTCGCATTTTTTTGTATTATGAACATGACTCAGGCTCAGAATCCATTTCTGGGGAAGTATACCACACCTCATGGCACCGCCCCTTTCGATAAAATAAAAACAGAACATTTTGAACCAGCTTTGCAAGAAGGAATGAAACGGCAAATGGCTGAGATCTATGCTATAGTTAATAACCCCGAGGCTCCCAACTTCAAAAACACGATAGTCGCTCTTGAAAAATCAGGAGAATTGCTTGATCGGGTACAGAATGTATTTGGTAACCTGCTCAGTGCGGAAACAAACGATGATCTACAGGCTGTAGCAGAAAAAATGATGCCGCTCTTATCGGAACATGAAAACAATATTTCACTGAATAAAAAACTTTTCGACAGAGTAAAAGTCGTATATAGCCAAATTGGGCGGTTAAAGCTGAATAAGGAGGAGAGCAAACTGCTGCAAAACACTTATGACGGTTTCGTTCGTAAAGGAGCTAATCTGGAAGGAGATGCAAAAGTGAAGTATCGCGAATTAACAGCCGAGCTTAGTAAACTTACGCTGCAATACGGACAGAATATTCTAAAAGAAACAAACGGATACGAACTGCAGATTACTGATAAATCGAAACTTGCAGGAATGCCGGAAAGTATTCTGGAAGGAGCCGCTTTAACTGCGAAGGAAAAAGGGAAAGATGGCTGGGTGTTTACCTTGAATGCTCCAAGCTACATTCCTTTCATGACATATTGTGAAAACAGGGACCTACGCAAAGAGCTTTATACAGCTTACAATACATTGTGTACACACAATAATGAATACAATAATTTTGCCATCGTAAGCCGATTGGCCAATATCCGTATGGAAATAGCCCAACTCCTGGGTTATAAAAATTATGCCGCATATACTCTGGAGAAGAGAATGGCAGAAAACAGTGATGCGGTCTACAAGTTGCTTAATCAGCTGGTAGATGCTTACAAACCTACCGCAGAAAAAGAACTGAGAGATATACAAAATCTGGCCAGAGAGACACAGGGATCAGATTTTCAGGTTATGCCCTGGGACTGGAATTTCTATTCTAACAAACTGAAAGATCAGAAATTCAGCATCAATGACGAGATGCTCCGTCCATACTTCGAGCTGAGCAAGGTAAAAGAGGGTGTTTTTGGATTAGCGACAAGATTATACGGAATAACATTTAAGAAAAACAGCAGTATCCCAGTATATCATCCGGATGTGGATGCTTATGAAGTTTTTGATAAAGACGGAAAATTCCTGGCCGTTCTCTATACAGATTTCCACCCACGGGCAGGAAAACGAGCAGGCGCATGGATGACCCAATATAAGGGACAGTGGAAAGAAAATGGCAAAGACAGCCGTCCGCATATCTCGCTGGTAATGAACTTTACAAAGCCGACTGAAAGCAAACCTGCTTTACTGACATTCGACGAGGTGGAAACATTCTTGCACGAATTCGGTCATTCGCTTCATGGCATGTTCGCAAACTCTACTTATGAAAGCCTGAGTGGAACCAGTGTATTCTGGGATTTTGTGGAACTTCCCTCTCAGTTTATGGAAAATTATGCCATTGAGAAGGAATTTCTAAATACCTTCGCCAAACATTATCAAACCGGCGAAGAACTACCTCAGGAACTGATTAAACGTATTGTGGATGCATCTAATTTCAATATTGGATATGCATGCCTTCGACAGGTAAGTTTCGGACTACTTGACATGGCTTGGTACACAAGAACCAATCCATTTGAAGGAAATGTGATTAATTACGAACAAGAGGCTATGGCTAAAACCAGACTATTACCTATTATAGATAATACATGTATGAGTGTTCAGTTCTCACATATCTTCTCAGGAGGTTACTCTGCCGGTTATTATAGTTATAAATGGGCCGAAGTTCTGGATGCAGATGCTTTCTCTCTATTCAAGCAAAAAGGAATTTTCAATAAGGATGTTGCTGCATCTTTCCGTGAAAACATACTTTCAAAAGGAGGAACAGAGCACCCAATGAAATTGTATGTACGCTTCCGTGGGCAAGAACCAACCATTGATGCACTGCTAATCAGAAACGGTATAAAAGAATAA